In a genomic window of Alcanivorax sp.:
- the rimI gene encoding ribosomal protein S18-alanine N-acetyltransferase, which translates to MATIRAMELEDVEAVLAIETAAQLTPWSSTHFRDCLGNANYLCQVATVDDVPVAFLILSRILDETHVLNIAVAPAWQRRGIARRLLQQALSAARADAMTVVYLEVRESNQSAQALYRQLGFEVCGMRKNYYRKGDGHENAVLMQCLLSGGHK; encoded by the coding sequence ATGGCAACCATCCGCGCCATGGAGCTGGAAGATGTAGAAGCGGTGCTGGCCATCGAAACAGCCGCCCAGCTCACCCCCTGGAGCAGCACGCACTTTCGCGATTGCCTGGGCAACGCCAACTATCTGTGCCAGGTGGCCACCGTGGACGATGTCCCGGTGGCCTTTCTGATCCTGTCGCGAATCCTCGACGAAACCCATGTTCTCAACATTGCCGTGGCGCCGGCCTGGCAGCGTCGCGGCATCGCCCGGCGATTACTGCAACAGGCTCTGAGCGCTGCCCGGGCCGACGCCATGACCGTGGTCTATCTGGAAGTGCGGGAAAGCAATCAAAGCGCCCAGGCACTGTACCGCCAGCTGGGCTTTGAGGTCTGTGGCATGCGCAAGAATTATTACCGCAAGGGGGACGGGCACGAGAATGCGGTGTTGATGCAGTGCCTGCTTTCCGGCGGGCATAAATAA
- a CDS encoding MmcQ/YjbR family DNA-binding protein, with product MDVKAAQAYLLSKPEARKDFPFGPDVAVMKVRDKMFATLGEEQGEGRMNLKCDPDQALALRDIFEAVIPGYHMNKKHWNTIKLDGSIPEGEIQRMIDHSYALVVGGLPKKVREAMAVRHGREALYGRQQQEH from the coding sequence ATGGATGTCAAAGCTGCGCAAGCGTATCTGTTGAGCAAGCCGGAAGCGCGCAAGGATTTCCCCTTCGGCCCGGATGTGGCGGTGATGAAGGTGCGGGACAAGATGTTTGCGACGCTGGGGGAAGAGCAGGGCGAAGGACGCATGAATCTCAAATGCGACCCGGACCAGGCCCTGGCGCTGCGGGATATTTTCGAGGCCGTGATCCCCGGCTACCACATGAACAAGAAACACTGGAATACCATCAAGCTGGATGGCTCCATCCCGGAGGGGGAAATCCAGCGCATGATCGACCATTCCTATGCCCTGGTGGTGGGCGGCCTGCCGAAAAAAGTGCGCGAGGCCATGGCGGTAAGGCATGGTCGTGAGGCACTCTACGGACGACAGCAACAGGAGCATTAA
- a CDS encoding DUF2834 domain-containing protein, with protein MSEKLFRRLLLLVALSFCVVFAVLIIPPLLANPDIIAAAAGGFVNPFAAGYATDVILCWVVLAIWVVFERQRYQIRGGWLALLLGVVPGVAVGFALYLLMRQRQLKGSGIV; from the coding sequence GTGTCAGAGAAGCTGTTTCGTCGACTGTTATTGCTGGTAGCCCTGAGCTTTTGTGTGGTGTTTGCGGTACTGATTATCCCGCCGCTGCTCGCCAACCCGGATATCATTGCGGCTGCTGCCGGCGGTTTTGTGAATCCCTTTGCCGCGGGCTACGCCACCGATGTGATCCTGTGCTGGGTGGTGCTCGCCATCTGGGTGGTGTTCGAGCGCCAGCGCTACCAGATCCGCGGCGGCTGGCTGGCGCTGCTGCTGGGGGTGGTGCCCGGGGTGGCGGTGGGCTTTGCCCTCTATTTGCTGATGCGCCAGCGTCAACTCAAGGGCTCCGGTATCGTCTGA
- the prfC gene encoding peptide chain release factor 3 — translation MSLQDQVAKRRTFAIISHPDAGKTTITEKLLLYGNLIQSAGTVKGKKSGKHATSDWMEMEKERGISVTTSVMQFPYKGATVNLLDTPGHADFSEDTYRTLTAVDSALMVIDAAKGVEERTVKLMEVCRLRDTPILTFINKLDRDVRDGIEVLDEIEDVLKIECAPVTWPIGMGKSFKGVYNLLTDTTVLYKTGQGHTVQDVREVKGLDNPELDQAVGADYAEELRETLELVQGASHEFDLERFLAGKLTPVFFGTALGNFGVDHMLDGLVNWAPPPQPRDATARTVAADEPKMTGFVFKIQANMDPRHRDRIAFMRICSGKYHKGIKLKQVRTGKDVRIPDALTFLAGERDNVDEAFSGDIIGLHNHGTIQIGDTFTEGEELAFTGIPHFAPELFQRVVLNDPLKSKQLHKGLTQLAEEGATQVFFPLRNNDVILGAVGTLQFDVVAARLKGEYGVDCRYEPVSVATARWIEADSEKELAAFERKAHDNLSRDGAGHLTYLAPTRVNLQLAQERHPEILFRETREIS, via the coding sequence ATGAGCCTGCAAGACCAGGTGGCCAAGCGCCGCACCTTCGCGATCATCTCGCACCCGGACGCCGGTAAAACCACCATTACCGAAAAACTGCTGTTGTACGGCAACCTGATCCAGAGCGCGGGTACCGTGAAAGGCAAGAAGTCCGGCAAACACGCCACCTCCGACTGGATGGAGATGGAGAAGGAGCGGGGCATTTCCGTGACCACCTCGGTGATGCAGTTCCCCTACAAGGGCGCTACCGTCAACTTGCTGGACACCCCTGGCCACGCCGACTTCTCCGAGGATACCTACCGCACCCTCACCGCCGTGGATTCGGCATTGATGGTAATCGACGCCGCCAAGGGCGTGGAGGAGCGGACCGTCAAGCTGATGGAGGTGTGCCGCCTGCGGGATACCCCGATCCTCACCTTCATCAACAAGCTGGACCGGGACGTGCGCGACGGCATTGAAGTGCTGGACGAAATCGAGGACGTGCTCAAGATCGAGTGTGCCCCGGTGACCTGGCCCATTGGTATGGGCAAGAGTTTCAAGGGCGTCTACAACCTGCTCACCGACACCACCGTTCTCTACAAGACTGGCCAGGGCCACACCGTGCAGGACGTGCGCGAAGTGAAAGGGCTCGACAATCCTGAGCTGGACCAGGCCGTCGGCGCAGACTACGCGGAAGAGCTGCGAGAGACCCTGGAACTGGTGCAGGGCGCCAGCCACGAGTTCGATCTGGAGCGTTTCCTGGCCGGCAAGCTGACCCCGGTGTTTTTCGGTACTGCTCTGGGCAACTTCGGCGTCGACCATATGCTTGATGGCCTGGTGAACTGGGCGCCGCCGCCTCAGCCCCGGGACGCCACCGCACGCACGGTGGCCGCCGACGAGCCCAAGATGACCGGCTTCGTGTTCAAGATCCAGGCGAATATGGACCCGCGTCACCGTGACCGCATTGCCTTCATGCGTATTTGTTCCGGCAAATACCACAAGGGCATCAAGCTCAAGCAGGTGCGTACCGGCAAGGACGTGCGCATCCCCGATGCACTGACCTTCCTGGCCGGTGAGCGCGATAACGTAGACGAGGCCTTTTCCGGCGACATCATCGGCCTGCACAACCACGGCACCATCCAGATTGGTGACACCTTCACTGAAGGCGAAGAGCTGGCGTTCACCGGCATTCCCCACTTCGCTCCGGAACTGTTCCAGCGCGTGGTGCTCAACGATCCGCTGAAGAGCAAGCAGTTGCACAAGGGGCTGACCCAGCTGGCGGAAGAGGGTGCCACCCAGGTGTTCTTCCCGCTGCGCAACAACGACGTGATTCTCGGCGCTGTGGGTACCCTGCAGTTCGACGTGGTCGCGGCGCGCCTGAAAGGCGAGTACGGCGTGGACTGCCGCTATGAACCTGTGAGTGTGGCCACCGCCCGCTGGATCGAAGCCGACAGCGAAAAAGAGCTGGCGGCCTTTGAGCGCAAGGCCCACGACAACCTGTCCCGCGATGGCGCCGGGCACCTGACCTATCTGGCCCCGACCCGGGTCAACCTGCAACTGGCACAGGAGCGCCACCCGGAAATCCTGTTCCGCGAAACCCGCGAAATTTCATAG
- a CDS encoding 2-isopropylmalate synthase, which produces MSKERLIIFDTTLRDGEQSPGATMDQDEKLRIAKALERMKVDVIEAGFAIASQGDFLSVKAIADTVRESTICSLARAKASDIDRAAEALAGAESGRIHTFLATSPIHMQHKLRLEPDQVVEHAVAAVKHARNHMGDVEFSCEDAGRSELDFLCRIIEAVIDAGATTINIPDTVGYAIPEQFGDTIGKLLSRIPNADKAVFSVHCHNDLGLAVANSLAAVQAGARQVECTINGLGERAGNASLEEIVMAVRTRQDLFNVDTGINAKEIVPTSKMVSQITGFPVQPNKAIVGANAFAHESGIHQDGVLKHRETYEIMSAEDVGWHTNRMVLGKHSGRAAFRARLDELGITFASEAAMNEAFQRFKDLADKKHEVFDEDLQALVSDTKKAAEEERFKLVLLEATARTGETPEARIVLTIDGEEREATSTGAGPVDAAFKAIEMLADSHSILQLYSVNAITAGTDSQGEVTVRLEKGGRIVNGHGADVDIITASAKAYLNALNHFAAGLERAHPQAADV; this is translated from the coding sequence ATGAGCAAAGAACGCCTGATTATTTTCGATACCACCCTGCGCGATGGCGAGCAGAGCCCCGGCGCTACCATGGACCAGGACGAAAAGCTGCGTATCGCCAAGGCCCTGGAGCGCATGAAGGTGGATGTGATCGAAGCCGGCTTCGCCATCGCCAGCCAGGGGGATTTCCTGTCGGTGAAGGCCATTGCCGATACCGTGCGCGAATCCACCATCTGCTCCCTGGCCCGGGCCAAGGCGTCGGATATCGACCGGGCGGCGGAAGCGCTGGCCGGTGCCGAATCCGGCCGGATTCACACCTTCCTGGCCACCAGCCCGATTCATATGCAGCACAAGCTGAGGTTGGAACCGGATCAGGTGGTCGAGCACGCAGTGGCGGCGGTGAAGCACGCCCGCAATCACATGGGTGATGTGGAGTTTTCCTGCGAAGACGCCGGTCGCTCCGAGCTGGATTTCCTCTGCCGCATCATTGAAGCGGTGATCGACGCCGGCGCTACCACCATCAACATCCCCGACACGGTGGGCTATGCCATTCCCGAGCAGTTCGGTGACACCATCGGCAAGCTGCTCAGCCGAATCCCCAACGCCGACAAGGCGGTGTTCTCCGTGCATTGCCATAACGACCTGGGGCTGGCCGTGGCCAATTCCCTGGCGGCGGTGCAGGCCGGTGCCCGGCAGGTAGAGTGCACCATCAACGGTCTCGGTGAACGGGCCGGTAATGCCTCCCTGGAAGAGATCGTCATGGCGGTCCGCACCCGCCAGGACCTGTTCAATGTGGATACCGGCATCAACGCCAAAGAAATCGTGCCCACCTCGAAAATGGTGTCGCAGATCACCGGCTTCCCGGTGCAGCCCAACAAGGCCATCGTCGGCGCCAACGCGTTCGCCCACGAGTCCGGCATCCACCAGGACGGGGTGCTCAAGCACCGGGAAACCTACGAGATCATGTCCGCCGAGGACGTGGGCTGGCACACCAACCGCATGGTGCTGGGCAAGCACTCCGGCCGTGCCGCCTTCCGTGCCCGTCTGGACGAGCTGGGCATCACCTTTGCCTCGGAAGCGGCCATGAACGAAGCCTTCCAGCGCTTCAAGGATCTGGCTGACAAGAAGCACGAAGTGTTCGACGAGGACCTGCAGGCCCTGGTCAGCGACACCAAGAAAGCCGCCGAGGAAGAACGTTTCAAACTGGTGCTGCTGGAAGCCACTGCGCGCACAGGTGAAACTCCGGAAGCGCGCATCGTGCTGACCATTGATGGTGAAGAGCGGGAAGCGACGTCCACCGGTGCCGGTCCGGTGGATGCGGCCTTCAAGGCCATCGAGATGCTGGCGGACAGCCACAGCATCCTGCAGCTGTACTCGGTGAATGCCATCACCGCCGGCACCGACAGCCAGGGAGAGGTCACCGTGCGGTTGGAAAAAGGCGGCCGTATCGTCAACGGTCATGGTGCCGATGTGGATATCATCACCGCCTCCGCCAAGGCCTACCTGAATGCACTAAACCATTTTGCGGCGGGCCTGGAACGGGCTCACCCGCAGGCGGCAGATGTATGA